The genomic segment TTTGCGGCCGGATTTCTTGCTGGAGATGGTTTCAGGAAATCTCATGTGCTGAGCGAGTTGACGCGCTGGCGGCAAACGGTGGTTAGAATGGCGGCTGAAATAGTTTATTCATGCCATGACCGAGCACACCAAACGCCTCACCTGCGCCAGATGCCAGCGCCCGCAACGGACCTGCATCTGCGGTTTCATTACGCCCACGCCGCATGCAGTGGAAGTGCTGATCCTGCAGCACCCGCTGGAAGTACATAACGCAAAAGGCAGCGTACGCCTGCTCAACCTGAGTTTACCGCATAGCGAGGTATTGGTCGGCGAGACGTTTGCCGAACCGCTACTGAGGCTGCGGCTCGCGCAGGATGGAAAACAGTCGATCCTGCTGTATCCGGACAGCTCCGAAGATGAAGGTCTCAAGCTGCCGATCCCACCGGTTTTAGATGCGACGTTGCTGCAGGATCCGACAGGATTGCGCCTGGTTGTCCTGGATGGCACTTGGCGCAAAAGCCGCAAAATGCTGTATCTCAATCCTTTGCTACAGACGTTGCCGCGCCTGCCTTTGCGCAATCCGCCGCCATCCCTATATGCGATTCGCAAGGCGCAGGCTCCGGGGCAGCTGTCGACGCTCGAAGCAACTTGTTATGCCTTGACGCAATTGGAAAGAAGCGAGCAGAAATATCAGCCTTTGCTCAATGCGTTTACCGGCTTTGTTGCGCAGCAATCTGCTTATGCAGAAGCCTAGGCGGACAGTATTGTGTAAGTGGATTCATCCGTCGATTCGTAGCCGTATCATGGATGCGTACCGGATTTCTCATCCTTGTGATTCCGGGACAATAGGGCAATCACTTCCTCGTCTTCGACCTGCCGAAAATCCCGATAAAACTGCCCCACCGCGAAAAAGCCCGTCGGCGCGAGGAGGCAGAAAATCCTGTCGGCCAGCGGCCGGACTTGCTCCAGGCTCTCCGGCGCCGCGACAGGCACCGCACATATCAATTCAGCCGGCTGTCTGGCGCGGACCGTATGCAAGGCGGCGATCATCGTCGCGCCGCTTGCCATGCCGTCATCTATTACTATCGCGATACGGCCGCGAGGATCGATGGCTTGCTGGTGCGGTGTAAAGCGAAGCCGGCGCTCTCTGAGCAGCAGAAGTTGCCGGTGCTTTTCTTCTTCGAGAAAAGCGCCGGTTCCACCTGCCTCGTCGGCAAAGGAGTTGATATAGACCCAACCGGTCTCGTCGATCGCACCGATCGCACATTCTTGATGAAAGGGTGCGCCGAGCTTATGCACCAAGACAATATCCAGCTCGCCATCCAGCCGCTGCGCCAGCACCTTCCCCATGGGGACTGCGCCACGGGGAATCGCCAGGATCAACGGGTTTCGCCCTTTATATTCGTGCAAATCATGCGCCAGCATTTGCGCTGCTTCCGTCCGATTTGCAAAAATCTTCAGCATATTCATCAGATGTTGATTTGATCGCGGTGCAGCGCCATTTTGTACGTTGAAGAAGGCGCAAGATTCAAACCTACATGTTGTCTAATGGAATACCAGCACCGGATTTTTGCTGTGCGTGAGTACTTTTTCCGTTTCACCGCCGCCAAAAAGTCCTTTCACGCCTCTCCTGCCATGCGAGGCCATGGCGATCAGGTCGCAATGCTTGTCTTCCGCCACCTTGATGATTGCCTCATAAGGATGATCGTTGATGACATATTCCGTTTCGCACTCCACGCCGGCTTCTTTTGCAGCCTGTTCTATCGCCTGCAGGAACCTGCCGGCCTGAGCGATGCCGACGCTGTCGAATTGCTCCTTGGTATCGACCAGCGTATGCAAATGGCGGCTAAATACGTGATATTCGGGGATGACATGCATGCCGGTTACCCGGGCATGGTTTTCCTTGGCAAATTGCATGCATTGCTTGATCGCTGCTTCGGATGCTACGGAACCATCGGTCGGTAATAGCAGATGCTTGAACATTTCCTTCTCCTTCAGTTCAATCCCTCGGTGTAGCGAGGTTGCCTGGAAAGCCTTGTTTCATCGCGATGTTCCATGACGAAACTGGCTGGTTCCACATTAAAGAATATGAAAAATATAGAAGGAATTCCAGTGAAGTTTATCCCCCGCCGGGGCCGTCAATTCAGCCGTTGGCAGATGTAAAACATTATCCGGATGGCATGTCTTGCAAAGCTGGATAGCGCATGCTGTTTGAATTGGCGCCAGCGGTTGTTTCAATTGCGTTCGCCGCATGTGAAAGCATTGCGCAGTTGCCGTATGTCCAATAGAATCGTCGCTGGAACATGCCCGCCAAGGGTAACCAGGTTCCAACGTCGCTCGGACGGTTCCGGGCGCTAACGTGAAAGAAATCCATGTCTGAATCCCAAGCTCCGCGTAAATTTTCTCGCATCGAACGCCTCCCTCCCTACGTATTTAACATCACCGCCGAATTGAAGATGGCGGCACGCCGTCGTGGCGAAGATATCGTCGATATGTCGATGGGCAATCCGGACGGCGCCACGCCGCCGCACATTGTCGAGAAACTGATCGAGGTATCGCAACGTCCCGACACCCACGGTTATTCGGCATCCAAAGGGATTCCCAGGTTGCGGCGGGCGATCGCCCACTGGTATAAAAAACGCTACGACGTCGAGTTCAATCCGGACACCGAAGCGATCGTCACCATCGGCTCCAAGGAAGGGCTGGCGCATCTGATGCTGGCGACCCTGGACCGCGGCGATACGGTGCTGGTGCCAAATCCCAGCTACCCGATCCACATCTATGGCGCGGTGATCGCCGGCGCCGATATCCGTTCGGTGCGCATGAGTCCAGGCGTCGATTTTTTCGCCGAACTGGAGCGGGCGATACGGGAAAGCTATCCCAAACCGAAAATGATGGTGCTGGGTTTCCCCTCCAACCCCACCGCGCAATGCGTCGAGCTGGAGTTTTTCGAGCGTGTGGTCAAGCTGGCGAAGGAGCACAACATCCTGGTGGTGCATGACCTGGCGTACGCCGATATCGTTTTCGATGGCTGGAAGGCGCCGTCGATCATGCAGGTGCCGGGCGCACGCGATGTTGCGGTGGAGTTCTTTACGCTCTCCAAGAGCTACAACATGGCAGGCTGGCGCATCGGATTCATGGTCGGCAACAAGGAGTTGGTGGCGGCTTTGGCGCGCATCAAGAGCTATCACGACTACGGTAGTTTCACGCCGGTGCAGGTGGCTGCCATTGCCGCGCTGGAAGGCGACCAGCAATGCGTCGAGGATATTTGCGCCAAGTACCAGAGCCGGCGCGATGTCCTGGCCAAGGGCTTGCACGAAGCCGGCTGGATGGTCGATATTCCGAAGGCGTCGATGTACATCTGGGCCCGCATACCGGAGCAGTACCGGCATCTGGGATCGCTGGAATTTTCCAAGCAGTTGCTGGAAAAGGCCAAGGTCTGCGTCTCTCCCGGCATCGGCTTCGGCGAGTACGGTGACGAGTATGTGCGCTTTGCCTTGATTGAGAACGAAGCCCGGATCCGGCAGGCGATTCGTGGCATCAAGACAATGTTGCGAGAGCCTAAGGCCTGAGGAAACGGAAATCCACGTCCGTTACTTGGGTTATTTACTAGCGTCACTTCAGCCGGCAATGATGTCTAGCGCCGGCTTTCCTAAAAGCTAAGGTCTAAGGTCATTGGCCGCAGAGCGATCAGCAGATCGCTCTGCTCGCCATCCGTGAGAATGTTGTCAAGCATTTGACTCGCATGACGGGTATAGCTTCGCCAAGTGTCCTGTCTTTCATCGTTGCCTTTCCTCTTCCGCCTTGCCGGCACTTGGACAATGGCGCATTTCCCGCCCTGTATTTCCAACTAAATCCACCCATAGACAAATCGCAAGCAAATCCTTTGTTGTCTCTGGGATATGGCTTGTGTTTCAAGCTGACACAAAATGTCACCAAAGCTGACAAGAGAGGGCAGTTTTGCAGGTCGCGATCCCGCCAATTACCAGGTTTTTCGGGCTTCTCGCGCCGATTTCCGGCGGCATGACTTGGGCATGAAACTTGCAGTCAGGCAAACATGATAGACACACAAAATTTGCGCAAATTCTGTGTGTTTGCACTGTGTCTGAAAAAATTTGGCCTGGACCGTATCGATGATCAAAATTAGTGTTATTTCTTACAACAATACTGCGCCCGAACTGCCTATGTCGGCTGTGTTCGGCCGTGAGCCGAAAACCCTGGGCCGTAGTGAAGACAATTATTTCGTGCTGGCGGATCCGCGCAATCTTGTCTCGCGCACCCAGGCCGAAATCAAAAGCGATGGCATCCGCCAGACCATCACTAACCTTAGTCGTGCCAATCCGATATTGCTGAACGGTCGCGAGATCGACGCCGAATGTGAATACGATTTGCAGATCGGCGATGAACTGCAGATCGGACTGTATTTGCTGCGTGCCGAAGCGCAGCTCAATTTAATGAAAGATAGCTCAGACATGATCTCGACCAATCCGGCGCGCCGAGTCAATGCCAGCAAACCGCTGCTTAGCGTATCCGAGACGCGCCTGGCGGCCCTGGCGCAACTGAATCTGGAGTTGGCCGCCACCGCCAATGCGGCGTTGCCGACTTCTCCGGCTGCCGCAGCTGCGGTAGCGCGTTCTGCGAACCTGGCCAACCAGGCGCCGGCCGCCCATGCGCTCACAGCGCCAAGCCAAAGCGACGACAGCCAGCAGCAGGCCGAACCGGCCGCTTCCAGCGATGCACTGGTCCAGGCATTCATGAAAGGCGCAGGCCTGCCGCCTGACACGCTGCCGTCAAACCTGACGCCCGAGTTCATGGAAACCGTCGGCAAGTTGTTGGCGATTGCCGTGCAAGGCACGATTGATTTGAATGCCGCCCGTTCATTGGTAAAGCGCGAAGCGCACGCCGATGTCACCAAGGTGGTGGTGCGCAACAATAATCCGCTGAAATTTTTCCCGGACAGCCAAACCGTGCTGAGCCAGATGCTGCGCAAGAAAATGCCCGGTTTCATGACCGCCACCGAAGCCATGCAGGACGCTTACGAAGATCTGCATGTGCATCAGCTAGGCGTGGTGTCGGGCATGCGCGCCAGCATGAACGAGGTCTTGCAGCGCTTCAGTCCGGAAGTGATGGAGAAACGTTCGAAAAAAGGCGGCGTGCTGGATAAATTGCTGCCGGGTACGCGCAAAGCCAAGCTATGGGATGCCTATGTCGTGCGTTATCAACGCATCATTGCGGAATCGTCGCAGGACGATTTCCAGACCTTGTTCGGCAAAGCTTTTTTGCAAGCCTATGAACGAAAAATCGAAAAGATGAAGAAGGTCATTCAGAATGCATAGAACTCATTTCACCCATAGCCGTGAGTGCGAACGCGGCTATTTGGGAGGTAGTGCAAGGCGCGTCGCGCAGCCAAGGGTGGTTCTCTTGGCAAGCGACGGATGGCCGCCCCACGCAACGCAGCAATACGCCCAAATAGCCCGTTCCCTCCGGGTTGTTGCCAGAACCGGCGCTGGCCGCGTTGCACTCCTTGCCGGCGCCGTTTCTGGCAACAACGCATCTCACGGCTATGGGTGAAATGAGTTCTCGGCTGCTCAGCGACACTGCGGTACCGGTGGTGCTGAGCCTGGCGCAGCTGAGTCATGCGGGTGGGCGGCAAGTCAACCAGGATTCCTGGGGCAGCGCACAGCAGGACGACCTGACTTGCATCATTGTTTCCGACGGCGTCGGCGGTGAATACGGCGGTGAAATTGCATCGAATGTCGTGGTCCATTCGATCATGGAAGTATTTGTCGAAGAAGCATCCTTCGGACCGCGCGCGCTGCAATCCTATGTCGATCACGCCGTCGCGCAACTGTACCGGCGACAGGCGCAGATCCCGCGCCTCAAAGACATGAGTGCGACAGTGGCGACGTTGCTGATCGACCAAAAGAATCGCTGCGCGCTATGGGCGCATATGGGCGATACCAGGATCTACCAGTTTCGCCGCGGCCAATTGTTGAACTACACCAAGGATCACAGCCTGATCCAGCAATTCGTCGATGCCGGTCATTGTTCGCCGGACCAGTTGCGTCGCCATCCGCGCCGCAGCATCCTGTGCGCGGCTGCCGGCGTCGAGGGTAGTGGACCGGCGGAGGTCATGCAGAACGCGATCCAGATACAAGACGGCGATGCCTTCCTGATCTGTACCGACGGTTTCTGGGAGTGGATCAGCGAAGCGGAAATGGTGCGCGCAGCGACCCAGGCCGGCTCGGCCCAGGACTGGCTCACCATCATGCATACGGTGGTGGAGCAAAATGGCCGGGCTTCCAGCGTGCCGCTGGATAACTGTACGGCATTCACGATTTACGTCGGCAACCCATAACCGGTAACAAACAATCATTAGCTGGCCATGACAGACGGCTTGATCACACATTGAATAATATGACTAACGTCGAATCCAACTGAACATGCAAAACGCCCAATCGGTTGAACCGCAAGAATCATCGGCAACGGCTGTCGAGAACTGCCTGCCGAAAGGTACGCGCCTGGCCGATTTTGAAATCATCGGCGTGATCGGCGAAGGCGGTTTTGGCATCGTCTATTTTGCCTTCGACCGCTCGCTGCGGCGCATGGTCGCCATCAAGGAATATATGCCGGGCGCATTCGCCGGGCGCGGGCCGGACAAGAAAGTGGTGGTGCGCTCGCAGCGCCATCGCGAAACCTTTACCATCGGTCTCAAGAGTTTTATCAAGGAAGCCCGCCTGCTGGCGCAATTCGACCATCCGGCGCTGATCAAGGTATACCGCTTCTGGGAACAGAACAATACCGCCTACATGGCGATGCGTTATTACGAAGGCCGCACGCTCAAGAGCGTGGTGCAGAACACACCGGGCCAGGTGACCGAAGCATGGCTCAAAAGCATGCTCAAGCCGATGCTGGAAGCGCTGGCGGCCATGTACCGTGTGCAGATCTTGCATCGCGATATCTCACCCGACAACATCATGATCCAGAAAAGCGGCGAAGCGGTGCTGCTGGATTTCGGCGCGGCGCGCCAGATTATCGGCGACATGACGCATTCGCTAACAGTGATCCTGAAGCCGGGTTATGCACCGGTCGAGCAATACGCCGACGATGCAATGATGAAGCAAGGGCCGTGGACCGATATCTACTCCTTGTCGGCGGTGATTTACTTCGCCATCCTCAAGACGGCGCCGCCGACGTCCGTCGCACGCATGATCAAGGACCCGATCGAGCTGCTGCAAAACGGCCAGCACAGCGGTTTCAGCAAGGAATTCCTTGCTGCGATCGATAAGGGGCTGGCAGTCAAGCCGGACGACCGGCCGCAATCGATTGAAGAATTCCGCAAACTGCTCGACCTGGAACTGTCGGTGCCGATACCAATGCCTGATAGTGATGTCGTGCCGCTTGTCATCTCCAGCGCTGGCAAACGCAAATCGCGGTCTGGCGCGGGCGCTGCCGCTGCTGCCGGTAAGCACGGTGGAAATGGCCATGCGACGCCACCCGTCGTCAACGTGATGGAGCGGCCGTTGCATGCGCCGGCCTTATGGATTGCGGGAGCGGTTTGCGTGGTGCTCGCCAGCGCCTATTTTTGGCTCAGGCCGGCACAGCCGCAGATGCCTGAGGTATCGCTGGTTGCGTCTCATATGCCGGCGAGTCTGGCGCTACCCGCAACTGTCGCGCCGCAGCCGGCGCCAAACGCCGCAGTGGCCGGCGAGCAAATCCTGGATGAAGAAACCATCAGTTGGGAAACCCTGAAAGAGCTGAAAGGCGTCACCGCGCAGCAAATTACCGCTTTCCTGCAAAAATACCCTGGCAGCAAGCACGCTGAAGTTGCCCGCGCCCGACTGGCGGAGTTGCAAGGAAAGAGCGCTGCCGATACGTCAGCCAAGCTGGCCGAAGTGAAAGGTGCCGAAGTGAAAACGGCGGAAGCCAAATCAGCCGACGCCAAGGCGGTTGAGGTGAAACCCGTCGATGCTACCGGTGTGGTGACGCTGACGATCAAGCCCTGGGGTAACGTTGTGGTGGATGGCAATTTGAAAGGCGCCAGTCCGCCGTTGAAGAAGTTGGTCCTGCCGGAAGGAAAGCACCAGATCAAGGTGGTGAATCCGAGTTTTCCGGATCGTGTCTTTGAAATTGACGTCAACCAGAAAAAATCGCGTAGTATCGACTACGATTTTTCGTCCCGCTAATATTTTCGTCAAGAGCACTGAATGTCCACATCTTTGAATACACTTTTCTACCGCATCGGCAGCGCCGCCACAATGGCTGCATTGTTAGCGCTTGCCGGTTGCGACGGCATGGACCCGGCGCAAAAAACCGCAGCGCCGGCAGCGACGCCAAGCGCGGCAGCACCGGTCGCGGCCGTGATTGCGCCTGAACCGCCGGCACCGCCCACGGCCCTCAATGAAGGTATTGCCCTGTACAACAAAGGCAGCTACAGCGCTGCCGTCAAGCGTCTCGCCAATGCCCCGGAAATCTGGACGGCGGATATTGGTTTCCAGACCGAAGCCTTGAAATACATGGCGTTCAGCTATTGCGTCACTTCCCGGAAGAAGCTGTGCCGGCAGCAGTTTGAAAAGGCCTTGAGACTGGATCCGAATTTCGACCTGGCGCCGGGAGAAAAGGGTCATCCGCTATGGGGGCCTGCGTTCAACCAGGCCAAGCGGGCCGTGACAGCCAGCGCCAAGAAGTAAGAGGCTGTTGCAACACATCTGGCGTTGTTGCCCTTGCAGGGCGCCCGGGCTTACAAGCCCGGGTCGTTCCGCAGGCAGACGACAGTGTCGTCTGAAACCCCCTGCTACGCCCTCCTGGCCGTACTACTCGTACCGTCTTCCTCGGCCCATCTGGCCATCTGTGTTTGCAACAGCCTCTAAGAACCTATTCGAAATCTTACTGCGAGGCCGTCAACGGGGCGCATGCGCTGCTCAAAATGCTCACATACTCAAGTATGCTCCGCTTTTTGCGCTGCTCTTTACCCCGCTGACGACCAAGTCAGCGTAGCTGAGGCTACAGATTTCGAACAGGTTCTAAGTACCTGCGCGGCCGTCGTTCGGCGGCCGCATCGTCAGCGCCGAAACGACGGCGCTGAAAAGCCCGGCAGCAAGGGAATTCTTTCGGTCAGGAATTGCATGAACACCGTGGCGCGCAAGGATTGATAGCGGCGCGAGGGATATAGTAGAGAAGCTTCCTGTCCGGGTGTGCTCCAGGCCGGCAGAATCCGCTGCAGCTGGCCCGATTCGAGCAAATCATGCACCAGCCAGGACGGACAGATCCCGAGGCCGGCGCCCTTCAGGAAACTCTCGCGTATCGCCATTGAGCTGTTCACCTGGTAACGGCTGCGCGTGACAATTTCCAGCGTCCCTTCGGGACCGCTAAGCGTAGTCACTTCGCCGTTGGCAGGACGGGCAAAGCCAATGTAACGGTGCGCGGCGAGATCATCGGGCGTCAGGATCTCAGGGTGGCGTTGTAAATAGGCTGGCGCCGCCACCAGATAGCGTTCTGCGCTGGCGATCTTGCGGGCGATCATGTTCGGCGGCAGCGAGCCCGCGAGCCGTAGCGCAACATCGACGCCATCCTCCACCAGATCGACAAAACGGTCATTCAATATCAGTTCGACTTCGATCTCCGGATACAACGCCAGAAACTCCAGCACCAACGCATTCAATCGCAGCTGGCCCAAGCCCAGCGGAGCGTTGACGCGTAACAGGCCCGCCGGTCGTTCAGTCAGGCCGCGGGCGTCACTGACCGCTTCGCTGAATTCTTCCAGCACGCGTTTGGCGCGCGCATAGAAACGCCGCCCCTGCTCGGTCGGCGTCAGGCTGGTGGTGCTGCGCTCCAACAGCCGTACGCCGAGTTCTTTCTCCAGCGCGGCGATGATCTTGCTGACAGTCGGCTGGGTACTGCGCTGTTCGCGCGCCACTGCCGACAGGCTGCCGAGTTCCACCGCACGCACGAAGCTGCGGCAGGCTTTGATTTGATCCATGCCATTCCAATATGGAATAAGTGATATGAAATTATGATCCCTAGTACAGTTATTTGGAATGGCTTATCTTGATGCCTGACTTGATTCATATCGAACCCTCGATTTGTCCACTGGGAGCATCGCATGAACACTCGGAAAATTCTGGCAACCCTGGCCTGCCTGCCTTTATTCACTAGCGCCGCATTGGCAGCCGCACCTGTGGCGGAAGCGCCCCCGGCAGTAGAGCACTGGGTCTCCAGCTGGAGCGCCAATCCACAACCGATATGGGAGCCCGGCTTCGCTTTGCCGACCAATATTCCGGCGACCTTATCGAATCAGACCGTGCGCCAGGTCGCCCGGATCAGCGTTGGCGGCAAGCGCGTCCGGGTTACCTTGTCGAATGAATATGGAACCACGCCGCTGGTGATCGGCGCGGCGCATATCGTGCTCGCTGGAGACGGTTCGGCAATCGTTGGCGGCTCGGACCGGGTTCTTACTTTCGGCGGCCGTAGTTCAGTGACGATTGCACCGGGCGCGCCGGTGATCAGCGATCCGGTCGATCTGGCGCTTGCGCCGCTGGCTGAGGTAGCAATCAGTCTCTACCTGCCGCAAACCACCGCGCTTAGCACTTTTCACTGGGATGGCAAGCAGAGCGCTTATATTGCGCCGGGCAACCAGGTCGCCGCCGTTGCGATCAAGAGCGACTCCAATATTGAAGCGCGCTTGTTCTTAAGTACGATCCTGGTGGACGCGCCAGCCGCCACCAGGGTAGTGGCGACCTACGGCGATTCGATTACCGACGGCGCCGGTTCCACCTCCAATCGCAACCGGCGCTGGCCCGACTTGCTGGCGCAACGCCTGGCCGGACGGCAGATCGCAGTGTTGAACGCCGGGATCTCCGGCGCCAGGGTGTTGAGCGACAAGATGGGCGTCAATGCGCTGGCACGCTTTGACCGCGACGTGTTGAACCAGCCGAACCTCGACACGGTGATCCTGCTGATGGGCATCAACGATATCGGCTGGCCGGGCAGCAGCCTGGCGCCGGACGCGCCCACGATCCCGGTCGAGCAGCTGATCGCCGGCTACCGGCAATTGATTGCGCGTGCCCACATGCGGCATGTGCGGATAGTCGGCGCCACCCTGACGCCGTTCGAAGATGCCTTGCAGGGCTCGGATCTGCACAACTACTATTCGCAGGCCAAGGAGCAAAGCCGGCAAGCGGTCAACCAATGGATACGCAGCAGCGGCGAGTTTGATGCAGTGATCGATTTCGACGCCGTCACCAGGGATCCGCAACATCCGCAACGCTTTCTGTCTGCCTATGATTCTGGCGATCATTTGCATCCGGGTGATGCCGGCTACCAGGCTATGGCGGAGGCGATCGATTTGACGAGTCTTTTGCGGAATGATCAACGCTGAGCGAGTATTGCGATGGCCGTTTTAGAATAGGAGCGCGCCGGTTTGAAATAGGTTTTTGCCTCTAATCGGCGCCAAAACGGCGTCGTTTCAGCGATTTTCAGCGACTTTTCAGGTAGATTCCAGCCCAGTAGCCGGTAGAAGAAATTGCCGTGGCCTGTCAAAAAACCTATAAAAGACCTATGTCCCATCCTGTTTACCCCCACTTGCTCGCGCCACTCGATCTCGGATTCACCACGCTGAAAAACCGGGTGGTGATGGGTTCGATGCACACTGGAATGGAAGATCGCTTTTTTCATTATGGCAAGCTGGCCGAGTATTTCAGGGCGCGCGCCAAAGGTGGCGCAGGCCTGATCGTGACCGGCGGCCTCTCGCCCAACCGGCAAGGCTGGCTGCTGCCCTTCGGCGGCACCATGAACAGCTTTGGCGATGTCTATAATCACCGGCGACTGACCAGTGCAGTGCATGAAGAAGATGGCAAGATCGTGATGCAGATCTTGCATGCCGGCCGCTATGGTTATCAACCGTTGGTGGTGTCGGCTTCGGCCATCAAATCGCCGATTTCGATGTTCAAGCCGCGCGCGCTGAGCGAACGCGGAATCCAGTCCACCATCGATGCCTATGTGCGTAGCGCCAAGCTGGCGCAGCGCGCCAATTACGATGGCGTCGAGGTGATGGGTAGCGAAGGTTATCTGTTGAATCAGTTCTTGTCGCCGCGCACCAATCGCCGTACCGATCGCTGGGGCGGCAATATCGAAAACCGCATGCGGCTGGCGGTCGAGATTGTGCAGCGCATGCGTGAGGCGGTGGGGGAACGCTTCATCATCATGTATCGCTTGTCGCTGCTCGATCTGGTCGAGGGCGGCAATACCGGCGAAGAAGTGGTGGCGGTGGCGCAAGCCTTGGAAAAGGCCAGTGTGACGTTGATCAACACCGGTGTCGGCTGGCACGAAGCGCGGATTCCTACCATCGTCACTTCGGTGCCGCGCGGCGCTTTCCGCGAAGCGACTGCCCGTCTCAAGCGCAGCGTCGGGATCCCGGTGATTGCCTCGAATCGCATCAACACGCCGGAAGTGGCCGAACAGATCCTGGCCGAAGGCGACGCCGATATGGTGTCGATGGCGCGGCCGTTCCTGGCCGATCCGGAATTCGTGTTGAAGGCGCAGCAGAATCGCGCCGATGAAATCAATACCTGTATCGCCTGCAACCAGGCTTGCCTTGACCATACTTTCCAGAACAAGCGCGCCAGCTGCCTGGTCAATCCGCAGGCTTGCCATGAAACCGAGCTGGTTTACCGGCCGGTTGTGAAACAGCGGCGAGTAGCGGTGATCGGCGCCGGGCCGGCAGGTTTGTCGGCGGCCAGCGTGGCGGCTGAGCGGGGACATCGAGTGACCTTGTTCGAGGGCGCCGCGCAGATTGGCGGACAGTTCAATATCGCAATGCGGATTCCGGGCAAGGAAGAGTTCAGCGAGACGATTCGCTATTTCCAGCACCGCCTCAAGCGGACTGGCGTCGAGCTCAAGCTGAATCAACGGGTCAGTCGGCAGGATCTGGAGGCGCTTGGTTTTGACGACGTGATTGTGGCGACCGGCGTTACGCCGCGTAATTTGCGCATTCCGGGGATTGACCATCCTATGGTGTTGTCGTATCTGGATGTATTGCAGCGCAATGTTGCGGTTGGCAAGCGGGTTGCGGTGATCGGGGCGGGCGGGATCGGTTTCGATCTGTGCGAATTCTTGCTGCACGATGCGCATGTACCGCTACCGGTGCCGATTGCTGAATGGATGAATGAATGGGGCGTGGATCCATTGGCTGCCGAGTCGGGCGGATTGCGGCCGGCAGCGGTGGTCGTGCCGGTGCGGGAAATTCATTTGCTGCAGCGTAAGCAGAGCAAAGTCGGGGCTGGATTGGGTAAAACCTCGGGTTGGGTGCATCGCAGCGTGATGCAGCGGAATGGCGTGCAGATGCTGGCGGGGGTGGATTATCAGCGGGTTGACGATCAGGGGTTGCATATCACGGTGGGGGGCTTTAGCCGTGTGCTGGAGGTTGATAACGTCGTGATTTGTGCGGGGCAGGAGTCGTTGCGTGAGTTGATTCCGGCTGAGGCGATTTTGGCTGGGAAGCCTGGTGAGCCGGTTAAAACCAAGTCTCAGCAGACGGGCTTGCGGTATCACGTGATTGGTGGGGCGTCGTTTGCCAGTGAGCTGGATGCTAAGCGGGCGATACGCGAGGGTGCGGAACTTGCAGCAACGCTGTAGTTAAATGGGGTCGGAGTTTTTTTTCGCGGCTTTTGCGAAAATTACTCCGACCCC from the Collimonas arenae genome contains:
- a CDS encoding universal stress protein, producing the protein MFKHLLLPTDGSVASEAAIKQCMQFAKENHARVTGMHVIPEYHVFSRHLHTLVDTKEQFDSVGIAQAGRFLQAIEQAAKEAGVECETEYVINDHPYEAIIKVAEDKHCDLIAMASHGRRGVKGLFGGGETEKVLTHSKNPVLVFH
- a CDS encoding phosphoribosyltransferase, coding for MLKIFANRTEAAQMLAHDLHEYKGRNPLILAIPRGAVPMGKVLAQRLDGELDIVLVHKLGAPFHQECAIGAIDETGWVYINSFADEAGGTGAFLEEEKHRQLLLLRERRLRFTPHQQAIDPRGRIAIVIDDGMASGATMIAALHTVRARQPAELICAVPVAAPESLEQVRPLADRIFCLLAPTGFFAVGQFYRDFRQVEDEEVIALLSRNHKDEKSGTHP
- a CDS encoding PP2C family protein-serine/threonine phosphatase; this translates as MSSRLLSDTAVPVVLSLAQLSHAGGRQVNQDSWGSAQQDDLTCIIVSDGVGGEYGGEIASNVVVHSIMEVFVEEASFGPRALQSYVDHAVAQLYRRQAQIPRLKDMSATVATLLIDQKNRCALWAHMGDTRIYQFRRGQLLNYTKDHSLIQQFVDAGHCSPDQLRRHPRRSILCAAAGVEGSGPAEVMQNAIQIQDGDAFLICTDGFWEWISEAEMVRAATQAGSAQDWLTIMHTVVEQNGRASSVPLDNCTAFTIYVGNP
- the tagH gene encoding type VI secretion system-associated FHA domain protein TagH, whose translation is MIKISVISYNNTAPELPMSAVFGREPKTLGRSEDNYFVLADPRNLVSRTQAEIKSDGIRQTITNLSRANPILLNGREIDAECEYDLQIGDELQIGLYLLRAEAQLNLMKDSSDMISTNPARRVNASKPLLSVSETRLAALAQLNLELAATANAALPTSPAAAAAVARSANLANQAPAAHALTAPSQSDDSQQQAEPAASSDALVQAFMKGAGLPPDTLPSNLTPEFMETVGKLLAIAVQGTIDLNAARSLVKREAHADVTKVVVRNNNPLKFFPDSQTVLSQMLRKKMPGFMTATEAMQDAYEDLHVHQLGVVSGMRASMNEVLQRFSPEVMEKRSKKGGVLDKLLPGTRKAKLWDAYVVRYQRIIAESSQDDFQTLFGKAFLQAYERKIEKMKKVIQNA
- the alaC gene encoding alanine transaminase, whose translation is MSESQAPRKFSRIERLPPYVFNITAELKMAARRRGEDIVDMSMGNPDGATPPHIVEKLIEVSQRPDTHGYSASKGIPRLRRAIAHWYKKRYDVEFNPDTEAIVTIGSKEGLAHLMLATLDRGDTVLVPNPSYPIHIYGAVIAGADIRSVRMSPGVDFFAELERAIRESYPKPKMMVLGFPSNPTAQCVELEFFERVVKLAKEHNILVVHDLAYADIVFDGWKAPSIMQVPGARDVAVEFFTLSKSYNMAGWRIGFMVGNKELVAALARIKSYHDYGSFTPVQVAAIAALEGDQQCVEDICAKYQSRRDVLAKGLHEAGWMVDIPKASMYIWARIPEQYRHLGSLEFSKQLLEKAKVCVSPGIGFGEYGDEYVRFALIENEARIRQAIRGIKTMLREPKA
- a CDS encoding tRNA-uridine aminocarboxypropyltransferase translates to MTEHTKRLTCARCQRPQRTCICGFITPTPHAVEVLILQHPLEVHNAKGSVRLLNLSLPHSEVLVGETFAEPLLRLRLAQDGKQSILLYPDSSEDEGLKLPIPPVLDATLLQDPTGLRLVVLDGTWRKSRKMLYLNPLLQTLPRLPLRNPPPSLYAIRKAQAPGQLSTLEATCYALTQLERSEQKYQPLLNAFTGFVAQQSAYAEA